One segment of Procambarus clarkii isolate CNS0578487 chromosome 1, FALCON_Pclarkii_2.0, whole genome shotgun sequence DNA contains the following:
- the LOC138353991 gene encoding uncharacterized protein — MRLLAGVISVVVLASLAHGAHECERECVASDTRTCRYTFHLQEYHTMSRACFDCPHNLTDCSRPECVAGDGVARPLVAINRQLPGPSVQVCEGDRVVVDVYNWLLSDTETIHWHGQHMQDFQYYDGVPFLTQCPILGGSFRYNFLATTTGTHWWHSHSGLHRGSGVFGPFVVREAEDQQASTYDVDSPEHVLMMFDWIHSSVTDKFFGRIHYTGDEFASNILVNAKGRTSATMTPLEVVHVTPGLRHRLRLINAGGLNCPIIVSVDDHKLVVIATDGQPILPYTADSVVMYSGERFDVVLAADQPVDNYWIRFNGLIDCQPNECMQGAVLRYEGAPEEDPAAILAYDPNYPPGVVVNPLNTAGVPLEEVTMAELTSLVPSTLEEHVDKQFFLGFNFNQIDNLLMYNPELYSYFEVSAGWQANTPQLNNISFRLPLSPPLSQPQDPQPTVCFYGEEPPCIGNYCSCTYVMEVALGETVELVLVDEGIIGDENHPFHLHGNNFHVVAMDRLGSQTTVEEVMALDAAGGISRKLTNAIKKDTVTIPDGGYTVVRFTANNPGWWLMHCHLVFHAELGMIGVLHVGDPSDLPPVPEGFPTCSSFMPDL; from the exons ATGAGGCTCCTTGCGGGTGTCATCAGCGTGGTGGTGTTGGCCTCCCTCGCAC ACGGCGCTCATGAGTGCGAGAGAGAGTGCGTGGCCAGCGACACCCGCACCTGCCGCTACACCTTCCACCTCCAGGAGTACCACACCATGAGTCGCGCCTGCTTCGACTGCCCCCACAACCTCACTGACTGCTCCCGTCCCGAGTGTGTGGCCGGCGACGGAGTGGCCAGACCGCTAGTTGCTATCAACCGTCAACTGCCTGGACCCAGCGTACAG gtgtgcgAGGGCGACCGGGTTGTGGTGGACGTGTACAACTGGCTGCTGTCGGACACGGAGACTATTCACTGGCACGGTCAACACATGCAAGACTTCCAGTACTACGACGGTGTCCCATTCCTCACCCAGTGCCCGATCTTAGGTGGCTCCTTCCGCTATAACTTCCTCGCTACCACCACTGGCACTCACTGGTGGCACTCTCACTCAG GACTTCACCGAGGAAGTGGAGTGTTCGGCCCCTTCGTGGTGCGAGAGGCAGAGGATCAACAGGCCTCAACTTACGACGTAGATTCCCCCGAACACGTCCTTATGATGTTCGACTGGATCCATAGCTCCGTCACCGACAAGTTTTTTGGTCGCATCCATTACACTGGGGACGAATTCGCCTCAAACATCCTCGTCAACGCCAAGGGCAGGACATCTGCCACCATG ACGCCGCTGGAGGTGGTGCATGTGACCCCTGGCTTGCGTCACCGTCTGCGTCTCATCAACGCCGGGGGCCTCAACTGTCCAATAATTGTCTCGGTCGACGACCACAAACTTGTCGTCATCGCCACTGATGGCCAGCCCATTCTTCCTTACACGGCTGATTCTGTCGTCATGTACTCTG GAGAGAGGTTTGATGTGGTGTTGGCGGCCGACCAGCccgtcgacaactactggatccgCTTCAACGGCCTCATCGACTGCCA GCCAAACGAGTGCATGCAGGGAGCGGTGCTCCGGTACGAGGGCGCCCCGGAGGAGGACCCGGCCGCCATCCTGGCCTACGACCCCAACTACCCGCCAGGAGTC GTGGTGAATCCCCTCAACACAGCCGGAGTCCCCTTAGAAGAGGTTACCATGGCTGAACTTACCTCCCTCGTCCCTAGCACCTTAGAGGAACACGTCGACAAGCAGTTTTTTCTTGGCTTTAACTTCAACCAGATCGACAACCTTTTGATGTATAACCCTGAGTTATACTCCTACTTCGAAG TGTCTGCGGGATGGCAAGCAAACACCCCCCAGCTGAACAACATCAGCTTCAGGTTACCGCTCTCCCCTCCGCTCTCCCAGCCACAGGACCCTCAGCCCACCGTCTGCTTCTACGGCGAG GAGCCGCCTTGTATCGGAAACTACTGCAGCTGCACCTACGTGATGGAGGTGGCGTTAGGGGAGACAGTGGAGCTGGTGTTGGTGGATGAGGGCATCATTGGTGATGAGAACCATCCCTTCCACCTCCACGGTAACAACTTCCATGTGGTGGCTATGGACCGCCTCGGCAG CCAGACAACAGTGGAAGAGGTCATGGCTCTAGACGCTGCTGGGGGCATCTCACGGAAGTTGACCAACGCCATCAAGAAGGACACGGTGACGATCCCTGACGGAGGCTACACCGTCGTCAGGTTCACTGCTAACAACCCTG GCTGGTGGTTGATGCACTGTCATCTGGTGTTCCACGCAGAGCTTGGGATGATCGGCGTCCTGCATGTTGGGGATCCTTCTGACCTACCGCCTGTCCCTGAGGGCTTCCCCACCTGCAGCTCCTTCATGCCGGACCTCTAG